One genomic window of Gossypium hirsutum isolate 1008001.06 chromosome D11, Gossypium_hirsutum_v2.1, whole genome shotgun sequence includes the following:
- the LOC107922845 gene encoding uncharacterized protein isoform X1, with product MENQGQGRCSFDIFCNKIPDSITYFISWCYGSVFSSLHWRYRSLLITLRPDLTCLERQKQQPYFQAENDGLGNDGVIPQLFTSLPALNEAASYLAQTTNYLAGYFSGYSEKLAFRDSRDSIVRVQEISTSSSGRTKDSVINDHPFSSGSSSTLSASSCHVTTASANNPVVRTSTGDPSEINGAIAQSNHTRRNGISIFQGLIERARSTVRGSANDIGWLKRAPEMPSVEDGTGRFTEILENIRHGLHKLPSSMVYLLVPGLFSNHGPLYFVSTKTSFSKMGLTCHIAKIHSEASVEKNAKEIKDYIEEIYWGSGKRVLLLGHSKGGVDVAAALSMYWSDLKDKVAGLALAQSPYGGSPIASDILREGQLGDYVNLRKLMEILICKVLKGDMQAMEDLTYKRRKEFLQKHHLPKELPVVSFHTEASISPAVLATLSRVAHAELPMMAPLSDGQPARLPVVMPLGAAMAACAQLLLVRYKEQSDGLVARCDAEVPGSIVVRPKRKLDHAWMVYSSLRDDPSEANAAQVCEALLTLLVEVGQKKRHELSMKDE from the exons ATGGAGAATCAAGGACAGGGTCGGTG TTCTTTTGATATCTTTTGCAACAAAATTCCAGATTCTATAACGTATTTCATATCTTGGTGTTATGGTTCTGTTTTTTCATCGTTACATTGGCGTTATAGATCTTTGTTAATAACATTAAGACCTGATCTTACTTGTCTTGAACGACAAAAACAACAACCCTATTTTCAGGCTGAAAATGATGGTCTTGGAAATGACGGGGTTATTCCTCAATTATTCACCTCTTTACCAGCTTTAAATGAAGCTGCTTCTTATCTTGCACAAACAACTAACTACTTGGCTGGTTATTTTTCTGGTTATTCTG AGAAACTTGCTTTTAGAGATTCAAGGGATTCCATTGTACGTGTGCAAGAAATATCAACATCTTCTTCAGGGCGAACTAAGGATTCTGTAATTAATGATCATCCATTTTCAAGTGGAAGTAGCTCAACATTGTCTGCATCCTCTTGTCATGTAACTACTGCCTCAGCCAACAATCCTGTAGTAAGGACCTCCACTGGAGATCCATCTGAAATTAATGGTGCAATTGCACAATCAAATCATACGAGGCGAAATGGGATTTCCATTTTTCAAGG GCTTATTGAAAGAGCAAGGAGTACTGTTCGTGGGTCTGCAAATGATATTGGATGGCTGAAACGGGCTCCGGAGATGCCATCAGTTGAAGATGGAACTGGGAGGTTTacagaaattcttgaaaatattag GCATGGTCTCCATAAACTGCCAAGCTCGATGGTTTATTTATTGGTTCCAG GTCTTTTCAGCAACCATGGGCCTCTTTATTTTGTCAGTACAAAAACAAGTTTCTCAAAGATGGGTCTGACTTGTCATATTGCCAAGATTCATAGTGAG GCTTCAGTTGAGAAAAATGCCAAAGAGATAAAAGATTACATCGAGGAAATTTATTGGGGTTCCGGAAAACGTGTTTTGCTTCTTGGACATAGCAAAGGGGGAGTAGATGTAGCGGCTGCTCTATCTATGTATTGGTCTGACTTGAAAGATAAGGTTGCTGGGTTGGCATTAGCACAGAGTCCGTACGGTGGAAGTCCTATAGCTTCAGATATCTTGAGAGAAGGCCAGCTTGGTGATTATGTTAATCTACGGAAGCTTATGGAGATTCTAATTTGTAAAGTGCTTAAG GGGGACATGCAAGCTATGGAAGACTTGACTTACAAGAGGAGGAAAGAATTTTTGCAGAAACACCATTTGCCAAAGGAGCTTCCAGTTGTCTCTTTCCATACTGAAGCTAGCATCAGTCCTGCCGTACTGGCAACATTATCTCGCGTTGCTCATGCGGAGCTACCTATGATGGCTCCCCTCTCTGATGGCCAGCCTGCAAGACTACCTGTGGTCATGCCCCTCGGTGCTGCCATGGCTGCATGTGCCCAATTGCTGCTGGTCAGGTATAAGGAACAGAGTGATGGGCTTGTGGCACGCTGTGATGCAGAAGTCCCAGGATCTATTGTGGTGCGCCCAAAACGGAAATTAGATCATGCCTGGATGGTTTATTCATCCTTGAGGGATGACCCTTCTGAAGCAAATGCAGCCCAAGTGTGTGAAGCTCTTTTGACATTGCTTGTGGAAGTTGGGCAGAAAAAAAGACATGAACTCTCCATGAAAGATGAATGA
- the LOC107922845 gene encoding uncharacterized protein isoform X2 produces MRTAERCRNGESRTGSVAENDGLGNDGVIPQLFTSLPALNEAASYLAQTTNYLAGYFSGYSEKLAFRDSRDSIVRVQEISTSSSGRTKDSVINDHPFSSGSSSTLSASSCHVTTASANNPVVRTSTGDPSEINGAIAQSNHTRRNGISIFQGLIERARSTVRGSANDIGWLKRAPEMPSVEDGTGRFTEILENIRHGLHKLPSSMVYLLVPGLFSNHGPLYFVSTKTSFSKMGLTCHIAKIHSEASVEKNAKEIKDYIEEIYWGSGKRVLLLGHSKGGVDVAAALSMYWSDLKDKVAGLALAQSPYGGSPIASDILREGQLGDYVNLRKLMEILICKVLKGDMQAMEDLTYKRRKEFLQKHHLPKELPVVSFHTEASISPAVLATLSRVAHAELPMMAPLSDGQPARLPVVMPLGAAMAACAQLLLVRYKEQSDGLVARCDAEVPGSIVVRPKRKLDHAWMVYSSLRDDPSEANAAQVCEALLTLLVEVGQKKRHELSMKDE; encoded by the exons ATGAGGACAGCTGAAAGGTGCAGAAATGGAGAATCAAGGACAGGGTCGGTG GCTGAAAATGATGGTCTTGGAAATGACGGGGTTATTCCTCAATTATTCACCTCTTTACCAGCTTTAAATGAAGCTGCTTCTTATCTTGCACAAACAACTAACTACTTGGCTGGTTATTTTTCTGGTTATTCTG AGAAACTTGCTTTTAGAGATTCAAGGGATTCCATTGTACGTGTGCAAGAAATATCAACATCTTCTTCAGGGCGAACTAAGGATTCTGTAATTAATGATCATCCATTTTCAAGTGGAAGTAGCTCAACATTGTCTGCATCCTCTTGTCATGTAACTACTGCCTCAGCCAACAATCCTGTAGTAAGGACCTCCACTGGAGATCCATCTGAAATTAATGGTGCAATTGCACAATCAAATCATACGAGGCGAAATGGGATTTCCATTTTTCAAGG GCTTATTGAAAGAGCAAGGAGTACTGTTCGTGGGTCTGCAAATGATATTGGATGGCTGAAACGGGCTCCGGAGATGCCATCAGTTGAAGATGGAACTGGGAGGTTTacagaaattcttgaaaatattag GCATGGTCTCCATAAACTGCCAAGCTCGATGGTTTATTTATTGGTTCCAG GTCTTTTCAGCAACCATGGGCCTCTTTATTTTGTCAGTACAAAAACAAGTTTCTCAAAGATGGGTCTGACTTGTCATATTGCCAAGATTCATAGTGAG GCTTCAGTTGAGAAAAATGCCAAAGAGATAAAAGATTACATCGAGGAAATTTATTGGGGTTCCGGAAAACGTGTTTTGCTTCTTGGACATAGCAAAGGGGGAGTAGATGTAGCGGCTGCTCTATCTATGTATTGGTCTGACTTGAAAGATAAGGTTGCTGGGTTGGCATTAGCACAGAGTCCGTACGGTGGAAGTCCTATAGCTTCAGATATCTTGAGAGAAGGCCAGCTTGGTGATTATGTTAATCTACGGAAGCTTATGGAGATTCTAATTTGTAAAGTGCTTAAG GGGGACATGCAAGCTATGGAAGACTTGACTTACAAGAGGAGGAAAGAATTTTTGCAGAAACACCATTTGCCAAAGGAGCTTCCAGTTGTCTCTTTCCATACTGAAGCTAGCATCAGTCCTGCCGTACTGGCAACATTATCTCGCGTTGCTCATGCGGAGCTACCTATGATGGCTCCCCTCTCTGATGGCCAGCCTGCAAGACTACCTGTGGTCATGCCCCTCGGTGCTGCCATGGCTGCATGTGCCCAATTGCTGCTGGTCAGGTATAAGGAACAGAGTGATGGGCTTGTGGCACGCTGTGATGCAGAAGTCCCAGGATCTATTGTGGTGCGCCCAAAACGGAAATTAGATCATGCCTGGATGGTTTATTCATCCTTGAGGGATGACCCTTCTGAAGCAAATGCAGCCCAAGTGTGTGAAGCTCTTTTGACATTGCTTGTGGAAGTTGGGCAGAAAAAAAGACATGAACTCTCCATGAAAGATGAATGA